In Myxococcales bacterium, the DNA window TGCGTGAGGGACGGTTCGCCGTCGCACCAGTACGTGGGGGCCTCGTCGAACGAGAAGCTCCCTTTGCGTACGGGGATGGTTCGTGGGGTTCGCGCGGTCGTCGTGGCGCTCATGGAAACCTCCTCGTTCACGATACGCCTCACGCCGCGACGGCGGCGATGGTCTCTTTTCCGTCGGGGTCGAAGCCGAGCTCTTCGCGCACCTTCCGGAGGAGCGCCGTCGTGTCGCGTTCCCACGGGTGAAAGCTCGGTTTGTAGTAGGCGAGGTACCCCGGCACGAGCCTGCGGAACCAGCCCTCTCTCCCCCAGGTCATGTCGAAGGCCGAGAGCCAGCGGCGAAGGCCCTGGGCCTCCGGGTCCTTTCGTACGAGCGTGTCGGTCATGCGAGAGACCGCGCCCATGAAGAGCACCGTCGTCACCGCCATCGTCACGACGCGCGTCGTGTAGTCGCCTCCGGTCGCTTGGTACACGTCGAACGCGACGGCCTTGTGCTCCGACTCTTCGAGCGCGTGCCACTTCCACAGCGCGCGCACCCCAGGATCGAATCTCTCGAGGAGCTCCGGGTGCTCGAGGAGCTGCTCGCCGAGGAGCGACGTGAAATGCTCGAGCGCGCACGTGACGGCGAGCTGGACCCGCGGCGGAGCCTTGCGCGCCCGCGAGAGAAGCTTCACCACCACGTCGCGCTCGATGCCCTTCGTGTCGACACCGAGCCCGTCGAGCCACGCGTTGAACGCCTCGTGCTCACGGGTGTGCGCGGCCTCTTGGCCGAGGAAACGCGCGACCTCCTGGCGGAGGGCCGGGTCGGTCAGGTGCTTCCGGTAGCGCGCGATCGAGTCCATGAAGAAGCGCTCCCCCTCGGGGAAGGCTGCCGAGAGGGCGCTCATGAGGTGCGACACGCGCGGGTCGCCCGCAAAGTAGTAGCGCGGGGACGAGAACGAGTGCTTCACGCGACGCACGGGCATGGGGCGCGGCGAACGCGCTTCGGGATGGCCTTCCATGAGACCTCATTCTGCGCCCTGTTGACCCGTAGTCAATAGCCAATTGAACGAAGGTCAATAGCGCCGGAGGGCCTGCGAGGCCGTTCAGGTGACGCGCTTCGTGACCTTGCTCGTGGCGGCGTCGAACATCTTCTTCGCGCCTCGCACGGCGTGGATCGCGCCCTTGGCGAGCACGGCGGGCCACGACTTG includes these proteins:
- a CDS encoding metal-dependent hydrolase, yielding MPVRRVKHSFSSPRYYFAGDPRVSHLMSALSAAFPEGERFFMDSIARYRKHLTDPALRQEVARFLGQEAAHTREHEAFNAWLDGLGVDTKGIERDVVVKLLSRARKAPPRVQLAVTCALEHFTSLLGEQLLEHPELLERFDPGVRALWKWHALEESEHKAVAFDVYQATGGDYTTRVVTMAVTTVLFMGAVSRMTDTLVRKDPEAQGLRRWLSAFDMTWGREGWFRRLVPGYLAYYKPSFHPWERDTTALLRKVREELGFDPDGKETIAAVAA